The genomic interval AGGGAGTAGGGAGTAGGCTGATATAGCGATAGCCATACAACTCCGGGCATCTGATCCCCCTGGAGTCTTTTGTTGTTGGCTATTTCTTCCCTGTCACCGTTCGGCTGAGGCTCACGTCGAAGCCTGCCACCTAGCACCCGGCATCTGCTGTAGGTCTGACAGATTCTTGAGGGGCAGGGCGATTACGGTCGAATAGTGCGAAATAGCCTTGCTCAAAACCTCCGAGTTCTTAAAGAAATCGGAGGTTTCGGTAGCTGTATTGACTTCAATCGGTGCCACTCAGTTCTAAATCAATCAAAACCCAGGGTAGGCAGTGCCCACCCTGGGTTTATCCCTTGAACTTTTCTGTAATTCGTTTCATTGCCACTTCTACATTTTCTCGGCTGTTAAAGGCTGAAATGCGGAAGTAACCTTCGCCAGCGGCACCAAAACCGGAACCTGGGGTGCCAACCACATTGCAAATCGTGAGCAACTTGTCGAAGAAATCCCAACTAGAGAGGTTGTTGGGCGTTTTGACCCAGACGTAGGGGGCATTGATTCCACCAAAAACGGTCAGACCCGCTGCGGTTAGTTGCTCCCGAATAATTCGAGCATTTTCCATGTAAAAGCTGACCAGAGCTTTGGTTTGAGCCTGCCCTTCCGGGGAGTAGACCGCTTCCGCACCCCGCTGGACGATGTAGGAGACGCCATTGAACTTGGTCGATTGGCGACGATTCCACAGCTTCCACAATTCCACATTGGAACCATCTGCTGCTTTGGCAGTCAGGGTTTTGGGAACAACGGTAAGGGCGCATCGGGTGCCGGTGAAGCCTGCATTTTTAGAAAAGGAACGAAATTCGATCGCACACTCCCGCGCCCCTTCAATTTCGTAGATTGAGTGGGGAATGGCTGGATCGGTAATGAATGCTTCGTAGGCAGCATCAAAGAAAATGATTGAGCCATGCGCTTTAGCATAATCGACCCATGCCTTGAGATGCTCTCGGCTGGCGGTTGCGCCTGTGGGATTGTTGGGGAAACAGAGATAAATTAAATCGACCTTTTGGGCAGGAATCTCGGCAGTGAAGTGGTTTTCTGCGGAAATGGGCAGGTAAATTAAACCACCGTACTCTCCCTTTTCGTTGGCTTCTCCGGTGTGTCCCGCCATCACATTGGTATCGACATAGACGGGATACACGGGGTCGGTAACGGCGATCGTATTATTATCTCCAAAAATATCTAGAATGTTGCCACAATCGCACTTGGAGCCATCGGAAACGAAGATTTCAGAGGCATCCACTTCACAGCCCCGTGCCTGGAAATCATGGGCAGCGATCTTTTCTCGCAACCAGGCGTAGCCCTGCTCTGGACCATAACCCTTAAACAGGGTGCGATCGCCCATTTCCTCCACTGCTTTGATCATTGCAGTGCGGCAGGCTTCAGGTAAAGGCTCTGTAACATCACCAATGCCCAGACGAATAATTTTCGCTTCTGGGTGTGCCTCTGCAAACGCATTGACCCGTCGAGCAATTTCGGGAAACAGATAACCCGCTTTGAGTTTGAGGTAGTTGTCGTTGATGGTTGCCATGATCGATCGCGATGAATGCTTTAAAACAGTAAAGCAGAGTGGGTAGAGGGTTCAAGCATTTTATTTGGAGGTGG from Kovacikia minuta CCNUW1 carries:
- a CDS encoding LL-diaminopimelate aminotransferase gives rise to the protein MATINDNYLKLKAGYLFPEIARRVNAFAEAHPEAKIIRLGIGDVTEPLPEACRTAMIKAVEEMGDRTLFKGYGPEQGYAWLREKIAAHDFQARGCEVDASEIFVSDGSKCDCGNILDIFGDNNTIAVTDPVYPVYVDTNVMAGHTGEANEKGEYGGLIYLPISAENHFTAEIPAQKVDLIYLCFPNNPTGATASREHLKAWVDYAKAHGSIIFFDAAYEAFITDPAIPHSIYEIEGARECAIEFRSFSKNAGFTGTRCALTVVPKTLTAKAADGSNVELWKLWNRRQSTKFNGVSYIVQRGAEAVYSPEGQAQTKALVSFYMENARIIREQLTAAGLTVFGGINAPYVWVKTPNNLSSWDFFDKLLTICNVVGTPGSGFGAAGEGYFRISAFNSRENVEVAMKRITEKFKG